From the genome of Ailuropoda melanoleuca isolate Jingjing chromosome 5, ASM200744v2, whole genome shotgun sequence:
CCTCACGCTTCCTGCTCGGCCCAGAATGCCCTTTCTCCTGCCTGGCTAACAAATGGTACTTCTCTTTTAAGACAATTCAGTCAGATGTCATTATGGGGAAGTTTTCGGTGAAAAGtcacttcctcccactccccccagaGTGAGTGAAGTGCCTCCCTTCTGTCTCCCAATATGGACTGTGAAGaacttaagaataaaaagaaatcacatttttctcatttctgtatttcctagCGCAGAACCTGCTACATAATAGACACCTAATAAATTCTTCAACTGAAGTCAAATGGTAAAGTAATGATACGTCAACATTATCTTAAAGGATATAATTTTCTCACCATTGTGATGCACTAGAGCCCCATGGTCTATCTTCTTTTTCATGTCATATATGTGAATTGTTTCATCTTTGCTCCCAGTGACTACAAAACGACTATTTACAGCCACCGCTGACAAGGAGGCAGTGTGGGCATGGTGAGTGAAGTCAGCCACAGGAGTCCATTTTTGCTGAAGAGTAAAACACACAATCAATGTCACAATCATATCATAGCTCTCTAGAAACAAATAAGTGGTCCCATAATCTATGAAAACTACCAGTAGATActtacaaatggagaaaaaaattatgcaatgatagcagatgaagaaaaacaaagaacctgAGAAATAAGGCAGGCAGCAAGGACATGGGGAGGCAATGCCAGGTATCATGACTCCAAAACAATTACGGAGACCTACCTTAAGGTCCTATCCAAATCCTTAACTGCTTAATGTATTTACTTATATGTGAGACTTGCATACCATTCATTCCTTCAAACGTTcagattttgatttgaatttattcGTTCACATACTAAATGACTACTGTGCGCTTGGCACCATTTTAGACAGTCGATACACAgcagtgaagaaaagaaagtccTTATTCTAATAGAACTGTTATCCCTGTGCGAGAGACAGTAAACAAACATGATGCCACATACAGATGAGTATAATGACAAgtcttacaaagaaaaataaacaggataAAGAGTATGTTTCCTTCCATTAGTACCAATATAAGCCCTAGAGAATGACCAATGATGAGGTCTCAGGAATTCTATGCTTATTGATATGCAATGTTTGGACTGAATAAGTGAGACTGGTTGAGTGCAAAGAATGACTGACAGCTGAATGCATATACACACCTCAAATTGAAGGAGATGCATCAAGAAgtattagcaaaacaaacaaaccaaagaaggaagaaaaaaaaaacaaccccttAAGATCCCTCTGAACACACTTAAGATGTGTTACTGAAAAGCAATTTCTAAATAACTACAGCAACAGACATTGCTTCCATCAACCAGGACCAAGGGAGCCTCTTCTGAGTAAGGGCACAATATTCCTGTGGGCTGCTATggccataaataaaaaataatctctgcTTGTGCATATTATAGAACGAATGTTGATTATCTGAGCTATTGTCTGTCTAGGTTTAGCAGCTGTAGTGGACAGTTTAAGAGCTTCATGTTTCAGAGACACCTGGGAACTTGAGTCCCAGGTCTCCCGATTAGTAGCTGGGTGGCCTTGAGCAGGTCCCTTAAACCAATCTCAACTTCaggctcctcatctgtaaaataggggtaaCTGTATCTGCCTCAGGGGGTTGCTGTGAGGACTACTATGTGTTTGGAACAACGTAGCAACTTTTTTACAGTGAGTAACACAATCAGTAGCATCATCTTTAAGCATTCAAGAGATGTCACCTTTCGGCCAAAAGCAAATTAATAACCAGGtagaaacaaaattaacaaaagtaaTTAGTCAAGTTATATACTTCCCAATTTTCTGGTTCATTCAAGACTGACACCTTGACTTCATAAAGTACTGAAAAGAACAGGTTTCTAAGAGATACTTAGATTTGTTTAGGGAAAAATATTATTGGGTTAAAAGTTAAGAGATCTTATTTCTAGTCCTGGATATGTCCTAACTACCTGTTTCACTAAtggcaatttacttaacctttttGCTCACATATCTAgtaaaaatacttatattttgttgtaattttctCCATGCATTTgcctcctctgctcttctccttaTGTTGGTAAGCTATCTAGCACTGAATCCATTCCTTTGGCTTCTTTGTACCTCCAATGCCAATTAACGGCCCCATGGTAAAGGGTCCAAAAAATATTGAATGACTCGaaacacttttttccttctttttatcaaTGAGGGGTTTATCCTGACCCAGCtctaatattttgtaaaattccaAGACAAAACTCAGTAACAAGGGCGAACTGTTCTTTCATTAAATCCTGAACACGTAAAACTGGCTGTCAACTTACAGGAGCGAGGCTTAAATCCATAACCTATGACTCATTTGCCTGTTGGCAGGAATGCCAGCTTCCTTTCTGTACCGTGGTCAGAATGTCTACTAAAACCAACAGACATGATCGCGTTTCATGAAACGCCTACTCTAGAcgttaaaaaattaaactatacgTTTGAGTCTGATTCAACAATTAATCCCTAAGAGATCAATGTGTTTACTTACCTCTGATGATGTGCCTACCTCCGCCGTCTGGGAATCCGACCAGACTTAGCCGCGCACCTCCTCCCGCGTTCCCTCAGGGAGCGCCCTCTTACCTCTTTGTGGTCGCCGCCTGCATCCGGCTCCGGGTGTATAGCGAACCCAAAAAGGACCTGTTCGTAGCAACCAGCTACCAGCTCCATTCAGAAGCGCACGTGCCCCTTCAATAAGCCCCGGTCAGCTGACAGTGAGTGACGAAAGCGGATGCCAGGGACGTGGGGTCCTTCCTGCGTCGGCGCTCAAATTACGTCACGAGCGCGGGCTGCCTTTTGGGCGCCTGCCTCCGTGGAAACGGTTTCAGGGCTCGAAGATCACACGGAGCTTCCAAGAGGAGAATAAAGGACGCCACATGAAGAAGTTCTCACGGcgaggagaaaaaaattaggggcaAGCAGGCATATCCTAGGTGGCTGCGAACTAGGCGCGTCTAAGGGGAGTAGGGCGGGACATCCTCTGCGGAAGACCCTCGTTTCCGTGACGCTACGGGGGGCGGGGCCTCTTCCAGCCTGGGCGGGGCTTTTGGCGGTACCGTGCGGTTAGCGTGGAGGCACCTCACCTGTGGGTTGTGAGACGGGGGAATTGGGTTTCCTCTTTGCGCAGGAAGCGCAAATGAGCCTTTCCCTTTCACGTTCTCTCGTAATAGGGCAAAGAGGGAGTGGCGTTCAGGGTTAGCGGTTTCTAGAGCAGACCGTTAAGTCCGGGCCCTGGTGCTCCTCTTCCCGCGCTTTTATCTGCCCACCGGGATAATCCCGCCTTGTGCACCTTTCCTTACAGCTGGATTCGCTTGTCTGATTTTGGGGTCACGTTAGCCCGCGTTGCCGCGTACCCCGGGGAGGGAGGAGGACGCTTTACTTGAAAGGTGTAAAGACGGACTGATTGAGGAGGAAGGGCGCAGTCATCCTACGTGAACGTTCCAGAAGGAAATCTCACATTTCACTTTTCACCACCTCCCCGGTTCCGGTGCAAAATGAAACATTCATGAAAGCAAAGATTGCCTTGATTAACATTTTAGATTTTCATAAGGTGTGGAGATTCAGAGGTCTTTTAGAAATGACAGCTTTGCACAAACCTAATGGAATACATCCTGGAGCGCCATAATTTGTCTCATAAATGCCACAGCAGGTGGATTTGACAAGCAGGAGGTAGATGGCATCCGTCCGTGTCAATTCTTCAACCCCCTTTTAGTGCTGATCCTGCAGCGGTTTGACCCTTTTGTTTTGAAGAATACTTGTTCTCTGGGATTGAGTTGTCACTACGTATCTAACTCGGGTTTATTTTCATTGACGCTGGTTTGAGTCTTGTAGAAATGATTGTGCATGCTTTGGTTGTCCTTGAAGCACAAGGAAGGCCTTGTCTTCTGCACACTTTGGTGACTCCACCTGAAAGCCCCCTTCAGGCACTGAAAATGCTGTAGTCAAACTAACACCCGGCTGTGGAAACGCGTGTAGTCGTTCTCTGTTTATCCTAATTCCTTCACGTTGTGCTGGTTACCTTCATTATGTTACAAAAAGTcaggttattttattatttattttctgttgacTGCTTCTTGACTGTTTCCACTGGAGAACCACTCGAGAAGAGTGTGAATTGCTGCAGTGGGTGTCCCCTGGGCATGGGACAAAGCACGAGTAAGCCGGACATTTCTTTGAAGTCTcatattttatcttgaaaaatatgACTTACTGCATTTTACTTCATGacatatccatttattttaatgtaaaagtgGTATtctctcatccaaaaaaaaaaaaaaaaggaaatatttgaacaaacccgtttcaagggacgcctgggtgacttagttaagcatctgccttggactcaggtcatgaccccagagtcctgggatggagcccccacatggggctccttgctcagcagggagcctgcttctccctctgcctgcctcacccctgcttgtgtgtgctcacgcgctctctctctctgacaaataaaatcttttttaaaaaaatcttttctatgtTCTACTGTCTCTGGAAAGCCCCTGGTGCTCTCTTTACCTCCAGGGAAATCTCAACTACTGTTTGATAAGAATTAATACTCATTatgttttcttgaaattaaattttagcaCTATAACAGGATAATTACTATATTCAGCACTATTACCAGATTGTCACACTTTTACCTGCTTAAGTGTCACGTTTTAAAGAAGAACGCTTTTTAGCGTTCAcgctttttttaaagaagagccTTTTTCTCCAACCAGGAATCTTTTAGAATATAGCTGGTTCTAGAACGAAAGCCATGGTATAAACAACATAAACATAACTCAAACTggtgtactttttcttttttttttaacttagaaattaCTGGAACCAATTACGGAGTTCGGAAGACCTTAAAGAGACTTTATCCAGGTGATCCCAATCTAAGGGAGGTTATGGGTAAGTTTTGGAGGCTTTGAATCCCCTGAAATTATATGCGAAATTGTGAATGTACATTTTTGGAGGAGAGCACTGAATAAAGttcattacattttcaaaaggaTTAGTGCCTCTACAGTTAAAATGCCCTCATCCAATATGAGGTTGTAAATGTGAAATTGGTCTAGAAAAGTAACTTTCAAAACCACACAGCTAAGTAACAGGCCTCGCGCTGCTGCTTTTTACATTTCCTTGGGCTCACACTTTctctttaacaaagaaaaaagtttttcactgtctaaagaaaaacaacacaaaattacATACTTGTTCAACTGGATTCAAACTGAGCATACTTCCTGCAAACCTCCTGTTCTCTTTCTAAACTCAGGGTGCAAAAAGCCACTTAATCTCATTCTTGTGAAAACTACAGTTGCCAAGAAACAACCAATTGTTAAGAGTTCATTAACGCTAAAGCACTacaggatttttttgttgttgttttgcttttaaattattaatcGAAAAGCTTTCTACACTTGAGCCATGCattgatttatttactcattcaacaaatatttattgagt
Proteins encoded in this window:
- the C5H6orf52 gene encoding putative uncharacterized protein C6orf52 homolog isoform X2, which produces MLQKVRLFYYLFSVDCFLTVSTGEPLEKSVNCCSGCPLGMGQSTKITGTNYGVRKTLKRLYPGDPNLREVMGGSQCSNPARVTTLTTGLSNSTVVPPVLSTAVAVQQMEMDSTFLCRRPLDAQLKLWSRLRYPSLK
- the C5H6orf52 gene encoding putative uncharacterized protein C6orf52 homolog isoform X3, with translation MLQKVRLFYYLFSVDCFLTVSTGEPLEKSVNCCSGCPLGMGQSTKITGTNYGVRKTLKRLYPGDPNLREVMGGSQCSNPARVTTLTTGLSNSTVVPPVLSTAVAVQQMEMDSTFLCRRPLDAQLKLWSRLRLC